A single genomic interval of Microbacterium sp. zg-Y1090 harbors:
- a CDS encoding helicase-associated domain-containing protein has product MASSADSRALATWLATQNDAVLSAVLAERGASPNASWADFFDAAEALQDAPALTRALASLPRPLAEALAAVADGGTAPEPARSALTTRALVAPDGSAYPAVAAAVATMAPVAPAAPEPAAGATESDAAAAERAFTAAATLAEILQLALTSPLARIGSGALGASERRRLLEAGIVDDPATADELVAVAATTGLAAPTGKEWLVTADGLQWLQAGSVARWDEVARRLRDALPAGLRADGAGWIAVGDWPRAYPFDPSWPERAEQWRSLLHRWAMVGADGHSAPWAAGLAAGGDADLEALRALLPPEVDKVFLQNDLTAIAPGPLAPHLDLRLRTMALRESRAQASSYRFTPESIGAAITLGETAESMRAFLTELSLTGLPQPLAYEIERTAARHGLVKVVDDPSGLTLVRSEDPAVLDTLAVDQALRSLGLMRHAEGLASRSNPDAVFWMLADARYPVSMHDASGTARTVQRHRLAQPGEPASDPYAPLLERLRAAHESDSDAAWLGRELEHAVRAKALITVTVRLPDGSTRAFTLEASGLGGGRLRGRDKAADVERTLPVASIESVHPV; this is encoded by the coding sequence ATGGCCTCCTCGGCAGACTCCCGCGCACTGGCCACCTGGCTGGCCACGCAGAACGACGCCGTGCTGAGCGCCGTACTCGCCGAACGCGGCGCCTCTCCGAACGCATCGTGGGCGGACTTCTTCGACGCCGCTGAAGCCCTGCAGGATGCCCCTGCGCTCACCCGGGCGCTCGCTTCCCTTCCCCGCCCGCTCGCCGAAGCCCTGGCCGCCGTGGCCGACGGCGGCACCGCGCCCGAACCGGCCCGCAGCGCGCTGACCACCCGAGCGCTGGTCGCCCCTGACGGGTCGGCGTACCCGGCCGTCGCCGCCGCCGTGGCCACGATGGCGCCGGTCGCGCCGGCCGCGCCCGAACCGGCCGCGGGCGCCACCGAGTCGGATGCAGCCGCAGCCGAACGCGCGTTCACCGCCGCGGCGACGCTCGCCGAGATCCTGCAGCTGGCGCTGACCTCGCCGCTGGCGCGCATCGGCTCGGGCGCCCTGGGCGCCAGCGAGCGCCGGCGACTGCTCGAAGCGGGCATCGTGGACGACCCCGCCACCGCCGACGAACTGGTCGCCGTTGCGGCCACCACCGGGCTCGCCGCGCCCACGGGCAAGGAGTGGCTCGTCACCGCCGACGGTCTGCAGTGGCTGCAGGCCGGCTCCGTCGCCCGCTGGGACGAGGTCGCCCGGCGGCTGCGAGACGCTCTGCCTGCAGGTCTGCGCGCAGACGGTGCCGGCTGGATCGCGGTGGGCGACTGGCCGCGGGCATACCCCTTCGATCCGTCGTGGCCCGAGCGCGCCGAGCAGTGGCGCAGCCTGCTGCACCGGTGGGCGATGGTCGGCGCCGACGGGCACAGCGCGCCCTGGGCGGCGGGGCTGGCCGCCGGCGGCGACGCCGACCTCGAGGCCCTCCGCGCCCTGCTGCCGCCGGAGGTGGACAAGGTCTTCCTGCAGAACGACCTCACCGCCATCGCCCCGGGGCCGCTGGCCCCGCACCTGGATCTGCGTCTGCGCACCATGGCGCTGCGGGAGTCCCGCGCCCAGGCGTCGAGCTACCGGTTCACCCCGGAGTCGATCGGCGCCGCCATCACCCTGGGCGAGACGGCCGAGTCGATGCGCGCGTTCCTCACCGAGCTGTCGCTGACCGGCCTGCCTCAGCCGCTGGCCTACGAGATCGAGCGCACCGCAGCGCGGCACGGCCTCGTGAAGGTCGTCGACGACCCCTCCGGCCTCACCCTCGTACGCAGCGAGGACCCGGCCGTGCTCGACACCCTGGCGGTCGACCAGGCGCTGCGCTCCCTCGGGCTCATGCGCCACGCCGAGGGTCTCGCCTCGCGCTCGAACCCCGACGCCGTTTTCTGGATGCTCGCCGACGCGCGCTACCCGGTGAGCATGCACGATGCCTCGGGCACCGCGCGCACCGTGCAGCGGCACCGCCTCGCGCAGCCGGGGGAGCCGGCATCCGACCCCTACGCCCCGTTGCTGGAACGGCTGCGGGCCGCGCACGAGTCCGACTCGGATGCCGCGTGGCTGGGCCGCGAGCTCGAGCACGCCGTGCGCGCGAAGGCGCTCATCACCGTCACGGTGCGCCTGCCGGACGGCAGCACGCGTGCGTTCACCCTCGAGGCCAGCGGCCTGGGCGGGGGACGCCTGCGCGGACGCGACAAGGCGGCCGACGTCGAGCGCACCCTGCCGGTGGCGAGCATCGAGTCGGTGCACCCCGTCTGA
- a CDS encoding multidrug ABC transporter ATPase yields MSTPSPREDVPVRRIDRILAYMSFGLLLLSIVCFVAIIVGSSTGGDMRSGIWPTVGAIVWFAPPVAFVLLMTLVIMSFVRRARANKAH; encoded by the coding sequence ATGAGCACACCTTCACCGCGCGAAGACGTGCCGGTCCGCCGGATCGACCGCATCCTCGCCTACATGTCCTTCGGCCTGCTGCTGCTGTCGATCGTGTGCTTCGTGGCGATCATCGTCGGATCGTCCACCGGAGGCGACATGCGGTCGGGCATCTGGCCCACCGTGGGAGCGATCGTCTGGTTCGCCCCGCCCGTGGCCTTCGTCCTGCTGATGACCCTCGTCATCATGAGCTTCGTCCGAAGGGCTCGTGCCAACAAGGCACACTGA
- a CDS encoding HNH endonuclease: MRTLVLNAGYEPLAVISFKRALVLVMNEKATIVERVEGDPVWGARGAYDRPAVILLTRYVRVPGARRVPVTRRGVLRRDGHHCAYCGKAAATIDHVMPRSRGGADSWENLVAACVRCNNTKGDRTPQEIGWHLRVTPRAPRGAQWTVRGTERSDPRWEPYLVLAA, encoded by the coding sequence GTGCGCACACTGGTGCTGAACGCCGGCTACGAGCCGCTGGCCGTCATCTCCTTCAAGCGAGCCCTGGTGCTCGTGATGAATGAGAAGGCCACCATCGTCGAACGCGTCGAGGGCGACCCCGTCTGGGGTGCGCGCGGCGCCTACGACCGACCGGCGGTGATCCTGCTCACCCGCTATGTGCGGGTGCCGGGCGCGCGGCGGGTGCCGGTGACGCGCCGCGGCGTGCTGCGCCGTGATGGGCACCACTGCGCCTACTGCGGCAAGGCGGCGGCGACCATCGACCACGTGATGCCGCGCTCGCGCGGCGGCGCCGACTCGTGGGAGAACCTCGTGGCCGCGTGCGTGCGCTGCAACAACACCAAGGGCGACCGCACGCCGCAGGAGATCGGGTGGCACCTGCGGGTCACCCCGCGTGCTCCCCGCGGCGCGCAGTGGACCGTGCGCGGCACCGAGCGCAGCGACCCGCGCTGGGAGCCGTACCTGGTGCTCGCCGCGTAG
- a CDS encoding metal-dependent transcriptional regulator encodes MTDLIDTTEMYLRTILELEEEDIIPLRARISERLGHSGPTVSQTVGRMERDGLVVVSEDRRLELTDEGRQKAVDVMRKHRLAERLLSDVIGLDWSYVHEEACRWEHVMSEQVERRLIELLGHPTESPYGNPIPGLDQLGDIPAHTFDQGVVGLVRRLNAAGGPIRATVRRLAEPVQVDPELLTQLRAAGVVPGATGDFQFNEGYVLVQMDDNDEALELPVEVASHIFLIDDRG; translated from the coding sequence ATGACCGATCTGATCGACACCACCGAGATGTATCTCCGCACCATCCTGGAGCTGGAGGAAGAGGACATCATCCCCCTGCGTGCGCGCATCTCCGAGCGTCTCGGGCACTCCGGCCCGACCGTCTCGCAGACCGTCGGCCGCATGGAGCGCGACGGACTGGTCGTGGTGTCGGAGGACCGCCGGCTCGAACTCACCGACGAGGGTCGGCAGAAGGCCGTCGACGTGATGCGCAAGCACCGCCTCGCCGAACGGCTGCTCAGTGACGTCATCGGGCTGGACTGGTCGTACGTGCACGAAGAGGCGTGCCGGTGGGAGCACGTGATGAGCGAGCAGGTCGAACGGCGGCTGATCGAACTGCTCGGCCACCCCACCGAGTCGCCGTACGGCAACCCCATCCCGGGGCTCGACCAGCTGGGCGACATCCCCGCCCACACGTTCGACCAGGGAGTGGTGGGACTCGTGCGCCGCCTGAACGCCGCCGGCGGCCCGATCCGCGCCACGGTGCGCCGCCTGGCCGAGCCCGTGCAGGTCGACCCCGAGCTGCTCACGCAGCTGCGCGCGGCGGGCGTGGTGCCCGGCGCGACCGGCGACTTCCAGTTCAACGAGGGCTACGTGCTCGTGCAGATGGACGACAACGACGAGGCGCTCGAACTGCCGGTCGAAGTGGCGTCGCACATCTTCCTCATCGACGATCGCGGCTGA
- the serC gene encoding phosphoserine transaminase: MAHVTLPRDILPTDGRFGCGPSKVRAEQIASLVGPGLALLGTSHRQAPVKSLVASVRANLGELFRLPDGYEVILGNGGSTAFWDAAAFGLIENRSQNLVFGEFGGKFAAAAAAPWLQAPDVRKAAPGTRAVAEPVEGVDVYAWPHNETSTGVMAPVERVHGDPGALTVIDATSAAGGIDFSLRQADVYYFAPQKNLGSDGGLWLAFVSPAAVERIERIAASGRYIPEFLSLKNALDNSRLNQTLNTPALTTLYLLDNQLDWMIQSGGLQWADARTRQSSSALYEWAEATPYATPFVADPADRSQVVATIDFDDAVDAAEVAKVLRANGIVDTEPYRKLGRNQLRVATFVSIEPSDVRQLIRCIEQVVDHL; encoded by the coding sequence ATGGCCCATGTGACGCTGCCCCGCGACATCCTGCCCACCGACGGACGCTTCGGCTGCGGACCCTCCAAGGTGCGCGCCGAGCAGATCGCGTCTCTCGTCGGCCCCGGGCTGGCGCTGCTGGGCACGTCGCACCGCCAGGCGCCGGTGAAGAGCCTCGTCGCCAGCGTGCGGGCGAACCTCGGCGAGCTGTTCCGCCTGCCGGACGGCTACGAGGTGATCCTCGGCAACGGCGGCTCGACGGCCTTCTGGGACGCCGCCGCGTTCGGACTCATCGAGAACCGCAGCCAGAACCTCGTCTTCGGCGAGTTCGGCGGCAAGTTCGCCGCCGCCGCGGCCGCCCCGTGGCTGCAGGCGCCCGACGTGCGCAAGGCCGCCCCCGGCACCCGCGCGGTCGCCGAGCCGGTCGAGGGCGTCGACGTCTACGCCTGGCCGCACAACGAGACCTCCACCGGCGTCATGGCCCCCGTCGAGCGCGTGCACGGCGACCCCGGCGCGCTCACCGTGATCGACGCGACCAGCGCCGCCGGCGGCATCGACTTCTCGCTGCGCCAGGCCGATGTCTACTACTTCGCGCCGCAGAAGAACCTCGGCTCCGACGGGGGCCTGTGGCTCGCGTTCGTCTCCCCCGCCGCGGTCGAGCGGATCGAGCGCATCGCGGCATCGGGCAGGTACATCCCCGAGTTCCTGAGCCTGAAGAACGCGCTGGACAACTCGCGCCTGAACCAGACACTCAACACCCCGGCGCTGACGACCCTGTACCTGCTCGACAACCAGCTCGACTGGATGATCCAGAGCGGCGGCCTGCAGTGGGCCGACGCCCGCACCCGCCAGTCGTCGTCGGCACTGTACGAGTGGGCCGAGGCGACGCCGTACGCCACGCCCTTCGTCGCGGACCCGGCCGACCGCTCACAGGTCGTCGCCACGATCGACTTCGATGACGCGGTGGATGCCGCCGAGGTCGCCAAGGTGCTGCGCGCCAACGGCATCGTCGACACCGAGCCGTACCGCAAGCTCGGTCGCAACCAGCTGCGTGTGGCGACGTTCGTCTCCATCGAGCCGTCCGATGTGCGCCAGCTCATCCGCTGCATCGAGCAGGTCGTCGACCACCTCTGA
- a CDS encoding M23 family metallopeptidase — translation MRRRPAVPAAASASSLPRAEKNRPARNITIVAMVVGLVASVALPAYAASSRPVADEVAVTQHQVAADNAQSLVVASEATPEALERYSYSATTPEEIEKKKAEEAAAARAAAAAVARASAVTRTAEVASVDLSMTAPGSGEVRWPVTAFTYQSYNLFGGYPGHKGFDLMSGSGTPIFAAASGVVRTSTDGGGSYGAVVMIDSVVGGQQVSTTYAHMSYGTRVVSAGQSVQAGQLIGQVGQSGNATAPHLHFEVQVNGSFVDPLAWLQSNAG, via the coding sequence GTGCGGCGTCGTCCGGCCGTTCCCGCCGCGGCATCCGCGTCATCGCTGCCTCGGGCCGAGAAGAACAGGCCCGCCCGCAACATCACGATCGTCGCGATGGTCGTGGGCCTCGTGGCCTCCGTCGCGCTGCCGGCCTACGCCGCCTCCTCGCGTCCGGTGGCCGATGAGGTCGCCGTGACCCAGCACCAGGTCGCCGCCGACAACGCGCAGTCGCTCGTCGTGGCATCCGAGGCCACCCCCGAAGCGCTCGAGCGCTACAGCTACTCGGCCACCACGCCCGAGGAGATCGAGAAGAAGAAGGCCGAAGAAGCCGCCGCCGCGCGCGCCGCCGCCGCGGCCGTCGCCCGGGCGAGCGCCGTCACGCGCACCGCCGAGGTCGCCTCGGTCGACCTGTCGATGACCGCTCCCGGCTCGGGCGAGGTGCGCTGGCCGGTCACCGCCTTCACCTACCAGAGCTACAACCTCTTCGGCGGATATCCCGGACACAAGGGCTTCGACCTCATGTCGGGCTCAGGCACCCCCATCTTCGCCGCGGCATCCGGCGTCGTGCGCACCTCGACCGACGGCGGCGGCAGCTACGGCGCCGTCGTGATGATCGACTCGGTCGTCGGCGGCCAGCAGGTCAGCACCACGTACGCGCACATGAGCTACGGCACCCGCGTCGTCTCGGCCGGCCAGAGCGTGCAGGCCGGGCAGCTGATCGGCCAGGTCGGCCAGAGCGGCAACGCCACCGCGCCGCACCTGCACTTCGAGGTGCAGGTCAACGGGTCGTTCGTCGATCCGCTGGCGTGGCTGCAGAGCAACGCGGGCTGA
- a CDS encoding DUF3027 domain-containing protein produces MTSKPEPADERLLHAHDLARAALREVTPDATIGDAAGYTVEEGGVVSLRFNNRMPGYPGWFWTVSVAAVEDADPTVLEVELLPGDGALLAPEWVPWAVRLADYQAAQAAQAAAAAEAGEPVEDGDESYDVEDLDDLDAADFDDDGSAILHGGDLDGVDIDELDDSGIEDALAQDGDDDVDDDADDDDSDDDDSDNDADDDVDDDSDDDDSDDDEADDDVDDDSDDDDSDEDDDR; encoded by the coding sequence ATGACTTCGAAGCCTGAGCCCGCCGACGAGCGGCTGCTGCACGCTCACGACCTGGCCCGCGCCGCGCTGCGCGAGGTGACCCCCGACGCGACCATCGGCGATGCCGCCGGCTACACGGTGGAAGAGGGCGGCGTCGTCTCGCTGCGCTTCAACAACCGGATGCCGGGATACCCGGGCTGGTTCTGGACGGTCAGCGTCGCCGCCGTCGAGGATGCCGACCCGACCGTGCTCGAGGTCGAGCTGCTGCCCGGTGACGGCGCGCTGCTCGCTCCCGAATGGGTGCCGTGGGCCGTGCGGCTCGCGGACTACCAGGCAGCCCAGGCAGCCCAGGCGGCCGCCGCAGCCGAAGCCGGGGAGCCCGTCGAGGACGGCGACGAGTCCTACGACGTCGAAGACCTCGACGACCTGGATGCCGCCGACTTCGACGACGACGGCTCCGCCATCCTGCACGGCGGCGACCTGGACGGCGTGGACATCGACGAGCTCGATGACAGCGGCATCGAAGACGCGCTCGCCCAGGACGGCGACGACGACGTCGATGACGACGCGGACGACGATGACTCGGACGACGATGACTCGGACAACGACGCCGACGATGACGTGGACGACGACTCGGACGACGACGACTCCGATGACGACGAAGCCGACGATGACGTGGACGACGACTCGGACGACGACGACTCCGACGAGGACGACGACCGCTAG
- a CDS encoding cold-shock protein, translating into MPTGKVRFYDDEKGFGFISADDGQDVFLHASALPAGTTGLKPGTRLEFGVADGKRGLQALSVRVLEAPVSLAKRSRKPADDMAIIVEDLVKLLDDIGGDLRRGRYPSGSHAKKVAAVLRKVADDFEA; encoded by the coding sequence ATGCCCACCGGCAAGGTCAGGTTCTACGACGACGAGAAGGGGTTCGGCTTCATCTCCGCCGATGACGGCCAGGACGTCTTCCTGCACGCCTCCGCCCTCCCCGCCGGCACGACCGGCCTCAAGCCGGGCACCCGGCTGGAGTTCGGGGTGGCAGACGGCAAGCGCGGACTGCAGGCGCTCTCGGTGCGCGTGCTGGAGGCGCCGGTCAGTCTCGCCAAGCGGTCCCGCAAGCCCGCCGACGACATGGCGATCATCGTCGAGGACCTCGTGAAGCTGCTCGACGACATCGGCGGCGACCTGCGCCGTGGCCGCTACCCCAGCGGTTCCCACGCCAAGAAGGTCGCGGCCGTGCTGCGCAAGGTCGCCGATGACTTCGAAGCCTGA